The Mycolicibacterium parafortuitum nucleotide sequence GGCCCACTCGGAGATCCGATCGGCCCACCACCGCAGGTCGTCGGCGCTGTAGGAGCCGCCGTACATCTCCTGCGGGTCGGGCCCGTGCAGCCGCACATAGACGAACGACGCGGTCGCCTTCAGGATGCACGGCAGGTTCGCGCCGCTCATCACCACGTAGGCGGCATCGTGGGTCTCCAGCAGTTCGTAGACGGCCGGGTCGTCCCAGGACGGGTGCCGGAATTCGACGGCGATGGGGATGTCGTCGGCCATCACGTCGAGGAAGTGGTCGAGGCGCTCGTCATCACGTTCGAGGGCGGGATGCAGCTGGACCAGCAGCGGTCCCCGGCGCTCCCCCAACGCCCGCCAGCCCCGGTCGAGGCGTTCGGCCCACACCTCCGGGGAGCGCAGCCGCCGGGCGTGGGTGAGTCCGCGCGCGGCCTTCACCGCCATCACGAAACCCGCAGGTAGTTGGTCGCGCCACCGCTCGAACTGTGCGTCCGAGGGCCACCGGTAGAAGCTGCCGTTGAGTTCCACGGTGTCGAACTCACTGACGTAGCGCTGCAGCCACCGCGTGGTCGGCAGCCCCGGCTCGTAGAGCACGTTGCGCCAATGGTTGTACGCCCACCCCGACGTGCCGATTCTGACGCTCACCGAGGTCAGGTACCCAGGTTCGAGGCGTCCGCTACGGCGGTGCTAACTCTCGTCCTGCAGGACCCGCGGCTCGGGGGCGCCGTCGATCCCGACGCCCAGCGGTGACTCCGTCCGCACGGTCTCGTCGCGGATCAGGCCGCGCAGCAGTGCGGTGCTGAACTCGACCGCGATCTCCTGCGCGCTGCGCCGGCCGTGCGGCCGCAGCCAGCGGTAGGACCCCAGCGTCATGCCGATGTAGCCGAGCGCCAGCACATGCGAATCGCACTCGTAGAACTCGCCGCTGGCGATGCCCCGGTCGATCACGTCGCGGACGTGTTCGTAGACCTGGGCTTCCTTCTCCCGGATGTACTCGACCTGCTCCTCGGTGAACCACTCCGAGATGTAGGGACCCTCCTGGAAGTACACCGCCGCGCGTTCGATGTCGTTGGCGATGCCGACCAGCAGGCGGCGGGTGAAGTGGTAGATCGTCTCGCGGGCCGACGCAGTGGGGTCGTCGTGCAGCGCGTCGACGGTGAAGTCGGCGGCACCTTTGTAGATGTCGTAGAGGATCAGCGACTTGCTCGCGTAGTAGTGGTAGACCGTGGCTTTGTTCAGGCCGACGGCGTCGGCGACGTCATCCATCCGGGTGCCGTGGTAACCGCGCGCGGCGAACAGCTTGGTCGCGACAGCCAGCAATTCCTCGCGGCGGGACATCCCGTTGGACCCGGCGGGCGCGGGGGATGTCACAGGACGTTCAGACATGGCGACTCACTATAGGCATCGGCGGACCGCGCGAGGGCGGTCTACTAACTGGTTGGTTCAGTCTAGGCCGATACGGTGTCGGCGCCTGGCATGCAGGTCTAGACTCATGCCAGGCCGCCGTGGGTGGCGACAGATGACGGAGAGGTGGCGCGGTGGACCCGAATCCGGATTACGACGCGAGCGACGAGCTCGAGTACGGCATCAACTGGTTCGCCTGGATCCTGCGCGGCGTCTATCCGCCGCCGGCGTATCCGCCGGTCTGATCCAGCCGCGCCGCTCGGCGTTCGTCGAGCCACGCCCGGGTGAGTTCTCGGGTGAGTTCGATGGCCGCATGAGCCTGCTTGCCCAGCGCATCGAATTCGGTCTTGCCCCGTTCGGCAGCGACCGACCATTTCTCACGGACCTCGTTACGCCAATCCCGGGCGGGCACCGGCTCGCAGTCCGGCGGCCAGTGCAGCGTCATCTCCACGACCGCGGGCAGATTCGCGACCGCTCTGCTGTCCTCGCTGTAGCGCTCACCGCACTTACGGCAACGCACCTCGTAGCGCAGCCCCCGCGGACCGTGGTCTGACATCTCCACGAAGATGTAATCGGCAACCGCGACACAGCGCGGGCATCGGGCGACTCCGCGTTCGACAACCTTGCTCACGCCGATAATCGTGCGGCCCGCGTCACGTCCGACGCACGGGGAATTTCATCTCGTGCCCTGATCGGTGCCGTTTCGAGACCTGGCTCCTACGCCGCTCCAGCCTGATTCGCGGCTACGCCGCGGCTCGCTTCACCGCCGCTCCCACCTCGGCCCGCAACTGCCCGTACTCCGGCGAGCGGCGCAGCTCGTCGGGGTCGACGCCGGTGCGCGGCAGATCGACCGGGATGTCCAGCGCCACCTGACCCGGCCTGCGGGTCAGCACGATGATCCGGGAACCGAGAAACGCCGCCTCGTCGGCGCTGTGGGTGACGAACACCGTGGTGCGGCCCGATTCGGCGCTGACCTGACGAACGTCTTCCTGCAGCCGCTCCCGGGTCAGCGCGTCCAGCGCCGCGAACGGCTCGTCGAGCAGGAACAGCGGTGTCTCGGCGGCCAGCGCCCGCGCGATCGCGACCCGCTGCTGCTGCCCGCCGCTGATCTCCCAGATCCTGCGACCGGTGGTTCCGGCCAGCCCGACCCGGTCCAGCAGCTCCTCGCGACGCTCAACTCGCTTGTCGCGCGGCACTTTTGCGTACTTGAGCGCCAGGTCGACATTGCCGCCGACAGTGCGCCACGGGAACAGCCGAGGCTGTTGGAAGACCACACCGGCGGTGACGCCGGGCGTCGGGGCCCGCCCCTCGATGTGCACCGAACCCTGTGTGGGCGACTCGAATCCGGCCAGCAGCCGCAGCAGAGTGCTCTTCCCGCAGCCGGAAGCGCCGACGAGGACCAGGAACGACCCCGGATCGACGGTCAGGTCGACCGGACCCAATGCGGTGACCTCGTCGCGGCCCCGCCCGTAGCGGTGCGATACCGACTCGATCCGGATCGCACCGCTACGGCGGGGTGAAGCAACGGTTTCGGTCTCACTCGGTGAGGACACCCGGCAGTCCCTTGGTGTAGAGCCCGTCCTGGAACGCCTTCAGCGTTGCGGCGGAAGGGATCTGGTTCTGCTCGGCCAGGAACTCCGACGCGCTCTGCAGGTTGGCGGCCAGGTTGCCCGGGGTGCCGTCGGTGCCGAGCCATTCGGCCGACGCGACTTGCTGCGGGGTTAGGAACACCGTCTGGGTCAGCTGACCCTCGATGTCCTCCGGGGTCAGGCCCACCTCGGCGGCGATCGCCTTGGCGGCCGCCGACGGGTCGTCCTTCAGCACGTCGAGCGCGCGGGCCTGCTGCTTGCGCCAGGTGTCGACGACATCGGGGTTGGCCTCGGCGAACTTTGTGGACACGACGGCCAGGTCCAGCGTGGGCTTGCCCTCGGCGGCGAGCTGCCGGCTGGTGATCAGGTCCTTGCCGCTCTTGCGCAGATCGTTCAGTGTCGGCAACCAGCTGTAGGCGGCGTCGATGTCACCGCGCTCCCATGCGGCCAGGATGGCCTGCGGCTGCAGATCGATCAGCTGGACATCGGCGGGCGACAGCCCGTTCTGGTTCAGTGCGGCCAGCAGGCTGTAGTGCGCGGTGGACGCGAAGGGGGTCGCTACCCGCTTGCCCTTGAGGTCGGCGATGGTGGTGATGCCGGAGTCGTTGCGCGCCACCAGCGCCTCGTTGTCGCCGGCGACGTCCAGGATGAACGCGACCTGATACGGGATGTTCAGCGGCTCGGACAATCCGCGCGCCACCGGGCTGGAGCCCAGCGCGCCGAAGTCGAGTTCGTTGGCGACGAACGCGGTGTTCACGTCGGCGCCCGAGTCGAACTTGACCCACTTGATGTTGTAGTCGGGCAGCGCCTCTTCGAGCCACTTGTTGTTCTTGACGATCAGATCGCCGCTCGGGAACGTCTGGTAGCCGATGCGGATCGTGGGCTTCTCGGGGTCATTGCCGGCCTGGTCGACCGAGCAGCCGGTCAGCGCCAGCATGCCCGCGACCAGCGCGACGAGAAGGGCCTTCAGTTTCATATCTTTCCTCTCCAAGGAACAGCGCGGCGTTCTGCCGCGCGGAGCAAGCCGTCGATGACCAGGCCGGAGAATCCGATGGCGAAGATGCCGACCAGCACGACGGGGGTGTTGTTGTAGTTGCTCGCGTCTTTGACGAGGCCCCCGACGCCGGGGATGCCGTTGAACAGCTCGGCGGCGACCACCGCGGAGTAGGCCATGCCGACTGCCAGCCGGATCCCGGTGAACGTCTCGGGCAGCGCCGATGGGATGACGACGTCGCGGATCACCTGGCTGCGGGAGGCCCCGAGGGCGCGCGCGGCCTCGATCAACCCGACCGGTGCGGCGACCACGGCCGCGGTGGTCGCGACCGCCGCGGCGGGCAATGCGGCAAGGGCGAGCAGCGTGATCTTCGGCGCCTCGTCGATGCCCAGCCAGATCACCAGCAGGAAGAAGTAGGCCAGCGGGGGGAGCGCCCGCAGGAATGTCAGCCACGGTTCCAGCACGCTGCGCAGCCAGGGGACCGAACCCATCACCAGCCCGAGCAGGACCCCGAGTGCGACCCCGATCAGCACGCCGGCGAACACCCGGCGCAGCGTCATGTAGAGGTGCTCCCACAGCAGGTAGCCGGCGTAGCCGCGAACCCCGTCACGGGTGGTCGAGACGTCGATGAACGCATTCCACACCGTCGCGGGGTACGGGACGAAGGTCTGGTTCCAGACGCCGCTGGCCGCGGCGATCTGCCACACCACGCCGAATACCAGCACCGACAGCAGCGGCAGCGTCGCACGGGTCAGCCGGCCGCGCCACCGTCCCCCGCCCGGGCGCGGGTCACTGCCGGCCGCCGGCGACCCGGCGTCCGGTGCGATATCGACGAAAACGGACACCGGCAGACATTGACGGAAACGTCACCGCGGCGGAATAGCTAGGATCAGCGCGAGCGAAACCCCGCTCACCACGTCAGAACGGGTTTGACGACGTCGCCGGCGTGCTGGGCGGCGAGCGCGTCGTCGATGTCACGGTACGCGAACGACGTAACCAGCGTCTCGATCGGGAAACGGCCTGCCGCATGCATTTCCAGCAGCTGCGGGATGAACACCGACGGTACCGAATCGCCTTCGAGGCAACCGTGCACGCTCTTGCCGCGCAGCACCAGGTCGCGCACGTCGATCTGCGGGACCCCGGAACCGAGCCCGACCGCGACGGCCGTTCCGCCGACCGCGAGCCCGGCGACCGCGTCGGCGAGCACCTCGGGTCGTCCGGTGGTGTCGAACGCGTAGTCCACTCCCCCGCCGGTCATCTCCCTGATCACCGGCACCACATCCTCTCCCGGCGCCAAAGCCTTTGCCACTCCCAGCCTTTCGGCGAGTGCACGGCGCTGCGGCGCCGGCTCGACCACCAGTACGGCTTCGACACCGGCCGCCAGCGCGGCCAGCACTGCCGCCAAACCCACTGCGCCGGCGCCGAATACGGCCAGCGCGCTGCCCTGGCGCGGGCGCATCAGGTTCAGCACCGCACCGGCACCGGTCTGGAATCCGCAACCCAACGGTGCGGCCAGCACCGGATCGACGTCGGGACCGACGACGACGGTGTTGTCCTCGGTGGTCAGCGCGTACCCGGCGAAGCTGGACTGTCCGAAGAATCCGTCCCGCACCGGCCGGCCGTCGACGGTGACCCGGGCGGTCCCGTCGGCGCGTCTACCGAACTGGTTGAGCGCAACGGCGTTGCGGCAGTATGCCGGTCGCTGCGCGGCGCAGGTGGCGCAGCTGCCACAGGACCGGAACGACAGCACGACACGGTCGCCGGGCTTCACCGAACTCACTGCCGCGCCGACTTCTTCGACGACTCCGGCGCCTTCATGTCCGAGCAGCACCGGCCGATCGGACTTTCCCGCCACGCGATTGACCAGATCGGTGTGGCAGATCCCGGCCGCCTCGATCCGCACCAGGATCTCATCCGCGCGCGGATCGTCGACCTGCACCTCGGCGACGGCGAACGGGTCCGAAGGCGCGTACGACAGCAGCGCGGGGGTGGCCTGGGGCATGGGAGTCACGGTATCGCCTGTTTGACACCCGTCAACAGCAAACATGGGCCCGGCCGGCGATGGTTAGCGGCTCTACGGAGTGCGAGGCGGGCCACACCGACCTCCTACACTGTCAGTTTCCAACGTCCCCGACGGCGACACGTCGGGGCGCCGTGACCTAGATCGGATCTGTATCGATGATCATCGGGATACCGAGAGAGTCCCTCCTCGGAGAGACACGGGTGGCCGCGACCCCACAGACGGTGGGGCAACTCATCAAGCTCGGCTATCAGGTGGTCGTCGAGACCGGCGCCGGGGCGGCCTCCAGCTTCTCCGACGACGCGTATGCCCAGGCCGGCGCCGAGATCGGGTCCACCTACCAGGTGCTGTCCTCGGACGTGGTGTTGAAGGTCAACGCCCCCACCGACGCCGAGATCGCCGGGCTGCGGGACGGCGCGACGCTGATCAGCCTGATCTCCCCGGCGCTGAAGCCCGAACTGCTCGAGGCCCTGTCCACCCGGCCGGTGACCGTGCTGGCCATGGACGCGGTGCCGCGGATCTCGCGCGCGCAGTCGCTGGACGTGCTGTCGTCGATGGCCAACATCGCCGGCTACCGCGCGGTCGTCGAGGCCGCCCACCGGTTCGGCCGGTTCTTCACCGGCCAGGTCACCGCGGCGGGCAAGGTTCCACCGGCCAAGGTGCTGGTGGTCGGCGCCGGTGTCGCGGGCCTCGCGGCGATCGGCGCGGCAGGCAGCCTGGGCGCCATCGTGCGCGCCACCGACCCGCGCCCGGAGGTGGCCGATCAAGTCGCGTCGCTGGGCGGGGAGTACCTGGCGGTCACGGACCCGGCGGAAGGCGTCGCCGAAGTCTCCACAACGGGCTACGCCAAGGAGATGGGCGAGGACTACAAGGCTCGCGAGGCGGCGCTGTACGCCGAGCAGGCCAAGGACGTCGACATCATCATCACCACCGCGCTGATCCCCGGCAGGCCGGCGCCGCGCATCATCACCGCCGAGATGGTGGCCTCGATGAAGCCCGGCAGCGTGATCGTCGACATGGCCGCGGCCAACGGCGGCAACGTCGAGGGCACTGTCAAGGACGAGGCGGTCGTCACCGCCAACGGCGTGACCATCATCGGCTACACCGACCTGGCCGGGCGGCTGCCCGCACAGGCCTCCCAGCTGTACGGCACCAACCTGGTGAACCTGCTCAAGCTCCTCACCCCGGAGAAGGACGGGCAGCTCACCCTCGACTGGGACGACGTGGTGCAGCGCTCGGTGACCGTGGTCCGCGACGGGGAGATCACGTGGCCACCGCCGCCGGTCCAGGTCTCCGCGGCCCCGGCGACCACCCCGGCCGCCGCGCCGGTCCAGAAAGCGGAACCGAAGGCCCCCATGTCCATGGGCCGCCGCCTCGGGATCACGTTCACCGCCGCGGCGGCACTGTTCGCGCTGATCGCGCTGTCCCCGGCGGCGCTGCAGGTGCACCTGACGGTGTTCGCCCTGGCGATCGTCATCGGCTACTACGTGATCGGCAACGTGCACCACGCGCTGCACACGCCGCTGATGTCGGTGACCAACGCGATCTCCGGGATCATCGTCGTCGGCGCGTTGCTGCAGATCGGGCACGGCAATGCCGTGGTAAGCGCGGTCGCCTTCATCGCGATCCTGCTGGCCAGTATCAACATCTTCGGCGGCTTCGCGGTCACGCGCCGCATGCTCGCAATGTTCTCGAGAAGCTAGGACGACGCTGACATGTTCACTCTGGAAACCGCCGCGACCGCGGCGTACGTCGTCGCAGCCCTGCTGTTCATCCTGGCGCTGGCCGGA carries:
- a CDS encoding DUF72 domain-containing protein — its product is MSVRIGTSGWAYNHWRNVLYEPGLPTTRWLQRYVSEFDTVELNGSFYRWPSDAQFERWRDQLPAGFVMAVKAARGLTHARRLRSPEVWAERLDRGWRALGERRGPLLVQLHPALERDDERLDHFLDVMADDIPIAVEFRHPSWDDPAVYELLETHDAAYVVMSGANLPCILKATASFVYVRLHGPDPQEMYGGSYSADDLRWWADRISEWADQGRDVAVYFNNDLGGHAVHNARDLKVALGL
- a CDS encoding TetR/AcrR family transcriptional regulator produces the protein MSERPVTSPAPAGSNGMSRREELLAVATKLFAARGYHGTRMDDVADAVGLNKATVYHYYASKSLILYDIYKGAADFTVDALHDDPTASARETIYHFTRRLLVGIANDIERAAVYFQEGPYISEWFTEEQVEYIREKEAQVYEHVRDVIDRGIASGEFYECDSHVLALGYIGMTLGSYRWLRPHGRRSAQEIAVEFSTALLRGLIRDETVRTESPLGVGIDGAPEPRVLQDES
- a CDS encoding ABC transporter ATP-binding protein is translated as MSSPSETETVASPRRSGAIRIESVSHRYGRGRDEVTALGPVDLTVDPGSFLVLVGASGCGKSTLLRLLAGFESPTQGSVHIEGRAPTPGVTAGVVFQQPRLFPWRTVGGNVDLALKYAKVPRDKRVERREELLDRVGLAGTTGRRIWEISGGQQQRVAIARALAAETPLFLLDEPFAALDALTRERLQEDVRQVSAESGRTTVFVTHSADEAAFLGSRIIVLTRRPGQVALDIPVDLPRTGVDPDELRRSPEYGQLRAEVGAAVKRAAA
- a CDS encoding taurine ABC transporter substrate-binding protein, which produces MKLKALLVALVAGMLALTGCSVDQAGNDPEKPTIRIGYQTFPSGDLIVKNNKWLEEALPDYNIKWVKFDSGADVNTAFVANELDFGALGSSPVARGLSEPLNIPYQVAFILDVAGDNEALVARNDSGITTIADLKGKRVATPFASTAHYSLLAALNQNGLSPADVQLIDLQPQAILAAWERGDIDAAYSWLPTLNDLRKSGKDLITSRQLAAEGKPTLDLAVVSTKFAEANPDVVDTWRKQQARALDVLKDDPSAAAKAIAAEVGLTPEDIEGQLTQTVFLTPQQVASAEWLGTDGTPGNLAANLQSASEFLAEQNQIPSAATLKAFQDGLYTKGLPGVLTE
- a CDS encoding ABC transporter permease, with the translated sequence MSVFVDIAPDAGSPAAGSDPRPGGGRWRGRLTRATLPLLSVLVFGVVWQIAAASGVWNQTFVPYPATVWNAFIDVSTTRDGVRGYAGYLLWEHLYMTLRRVFAGVLIGVALGVLLGLVMGSVPWLRSVLEPWLTFLRALPPLAYFFLLVIWLGIDEAPKITLLALAALPAAAVATTAAVVAAPVGLIEAARALGASRSQVIRDVVIPSALPETFTGIRLAVGMAYSAVVAAELFNGIPGVGGLVKDASNYNNTPVVLVGIFAIGFSGLVIDGLLRAAERRAVPWRGKI
- a CDS encoding NAD(P)-dependent alcohol dehydrogenase yields the protein MPQATPALLSYAPSDPFAVAEVQVDDPRADEILVRIEAAGICHTDLVNRVAGKSDRPVLLGHEGAGVVEEVGAAVSSVKPGDRVVLSFRSCGSCATCAAQRPAYCRNAVALNQFGRRADGTARVTVDGRPVRDGFFGQSSFAGYALTTEDNTVVVGPDVDPVLAAPLGCGFQTGAGAVLNLMRPRQGSALAVFGAGAVGLAAVLAALAAGVEAVLVVEPAPQRRALAERLGVAKALAPGEDVVPVIREMTGGGVDYAFDTTGRPEVLADAVAGLAVGGTAVAVGLGSGVPQIDVRDLVLRGKSVHGCLEGDSVPSVFIPQLLEMHAAGRFPIETLVTSFAYRDIDDALAAQHAGDVVKPVLTW
- a CDS encoding Re/Si-specific NAD(P)(+) transhydrogenase subunit alpha; the encoded protein is MIIGIPRESLLGETRVAATPQTVGQLIKLGYQVVVETGAGAASSFSDDAYAQAGAEIGSTYQVLSSDVVLKVNAPTDAEIAGLRDGATLISLISPALKPELLEALSTRPVTVLAMDAVPRISRAQSLDVLSSMANIAGYRAVVEAAHRFGRFFTGQVTAAGKVPPAKVLVVGAGVAGLAAIGAAGSLGAIVRATDPRPEVADQVASLGGEYLAVTDPAEGVAEVSTTGYAKEMGEDYKAREAALYAEQAKDVDIIITTALIPGRPAPRIITAEMVASMKPGSVIVDMAAANGGNVEGTVKDEAVVTANGVTIIGYTDLAGRLPAQASQLYGTNLVNLLKLLTPEKDGQLTLDWDDVVQRSVTVVRDGEITWPPPPVQVSAAPATTPAAAPVQKAEPKAPMSMGRRLGITFTAAAALFALIALSPAALQVHLTVFALAIVIGYYVIGNVHHALHTPLMSVTNAISGIIVVGALLQIGHGNAVVSAVAFIAILLASINIFGGFAVTRRMLAMFSRS